The Epinephelus fuscoguttatus linkage group LG7, E.fuscoguttatus.final_Chr_v1 DNA window CCAGGTAAAGAGTGGTGAATGTTCTGCAATCTCAGTGTAAAGTCAGCACTTTTGAAAgacctgtgtgtgaatgtgtcctcTTCTTCAGCATTTCAGTCTGGTTTTGTGTGCCCCTCCTTTTTGCAGTACTACTACAATCCTCACACTCAGCAGTACATGTACTGGGATGGAGAGAAGCACACATACATTCCCGCTGCTGCCGGACAGTCAAACTCCGACGGAGCTCCCACGAGCGCAAGCGGAGTCCCTTCAGACTCACCGTTTGGTACCCCTGGCAGCaaggagaaaaaagacaaacccAAGAATAAAACGGCTCAACAGGTACGCTACGTACTGGATACAAGTTCAAATACTGTCAGATGTGCACAGAAAATTAAATTTACCTTTTGAtagctttgctttgctttgcccAAAAAGTGGACACAAGAACAGCAACAGGTGTTAAATGTCATTATATGTGATTCAACACATCTTTCTGTAGACAAAATAACCTTACTACATAATACAGTTCATTCAAACTGACCAATGCTGTTCTAAATTGTCAAAAGGTGTTGTTATCAGCAAACTCTTGTGTGATTGACTTCAAATCTTCCTCTTTCTGTACATCAATAGATTGCCAAAGACATGGAGCGCTGGGCTAAGAGTCTCAAcagacacaaggagaacatgcgctctgtctcctcctcccctgCTGTCGGTTCCACAGCGCTACCACCTGGTTACACGAGGGCACCTGGACACAGTCGCCTAGATGACCGCCGAGAATCCGCTAGTGCTGACGCAGGCTATGCTGTTCTGGAGAAAAAGGTGCATGGtttttacacagacacacatgctcaAGTGTAAACACCCTAGTGACTGGGGAGTGTCCATCAGTCACTCATCCTGCCTCAGTGCAAGTTATAAGACGATGTCTGCATAAGATATGGCTTTATTAACTGACTTGGTAATCTCTCTGATTTTGCTTTTCTGTTCTGCAGGGTGCGCTGTCTGAACGGCCTCAGATCTTTCTGGACCAGATCCGACAAAGCACAGAAGTAAGGACGTGTTCACAGTTAGATTATGctacaaaacatttttcaagaACACTATCATTATTTCTCTGTCTATCTGTTTCTCAGTCTTTAATCCTGCATCTTGTTTGTGCAGCGTTCCcctcctcagcagcagggtcTGGTCCCAGCCTACAGTGGAGAAACTGACAGCGAAGAAGAAGGAGGCGACAAAGACGAGAAGGATGGGAGGATGACCGACTGGGTTAAACTGGCCTGTCTGCTGTGTAGGAGGCAGTTCCCCAGCAAGGAGGCCCTCATCAGGCACCAGCAGCTCTCTGAGCTACACAAGGTGGTTACACAAACAGTTTGAATCTAATGTCACATTGCTGCAAACCTTGCATGAATCATAAATATATCTGTTCACTCCTGTCTGGAAAAATTGCTACAATTGGTTATCTAAATGGTGTCTAAAATGACAAAGGTGCAGCCTAAAGACAGTCCTCTTGTACACATGTCCAACAATCACCTGTTTATTTTTCTGCCCTCAGCAAAACTTGGAGCAGAGAAGAATCCAGCAGGAATCTGCAGGCAAAGAGGTTAGTCAAGCCTCAGAGTCTAACTGTAGGAGTCCGACAACGTTGCTGAGAGTAATTATGCTTGTTGCTAATTGAGTGCAGTTACTATTGTtctcatttcccccttttttgttttgctttcagaGACTTGCTGATGGACCTGAAGCTCCTGATCCTAAGAGGAGGAAGTTTAACCCCATGTAAGCAGCAGTGACGTAACAGGCTCTCCTTGTTGATGTGTTATAGCTGTTTCAGGTTTACAGTTTTTGTTGGGTATGCCAAGGTGATCATTTATAAAAAATGGATGCTATCGTGCATGGTCCCTTGTGAACTGTTTAAGTTAGGGTTTTCTATTCTAACTACGGCTAGTCAGGCATGTTGCTTACTCCGTACAATACACAACTATGGTAGATGTGATTTTATCTACGtccaggtttgtgtgtgtgctcaaaGCTGTTTtattctcttcctctcttcagtGACGGGATCACAGGCACTAGTCTCGGTGCCAGGATGCTGCAGGGAGGAGTGAAAAAGGGGCTTCTGTTGCGGAATACGCAAGTGGAGTGAACCCTCACCCTGAACCTCCCCTGACCCAGACAGGATGACGACAAAGCCTAGCACGCCACACTTCACCATTAAAATCATATAGATATCTCTAGATAAACCTCTTAATTTTTGGTTTAACATATAATTACCTCAACGGTGGTAATACACTCATGAACTGATCCTGTAGCAGTGGATGTCAGGATATTGCACAGAATGCACTTTTTTGCTTTCTTCCTGAATGATGCAGTTTTAAGTTCTCACTTGCTTCGGAGCTTGTGCGTGATAAACAAGCTTTATGTGGTTGGGAAACATTTGCTGTCGGAAAGTGAAAGATCAGTGTCGATCTTTATGGCAGCAAATGGGATTTTCTAATATTACTGTCTATGCACcatagatttttttaatttaatgctaTATGCCCTGACATTCAGTGAATGATTTCTCTGGGCATTAACTGTATACATTTTTGAGGAGACTGTGGCCTCATGAACTGGACAGGCTCACACTAAAACTAGTGTGAAGGTGAAAAGTGTCTCAAGTTTGTCACCTTGTATGAATTCACGATGTTATCTATCAACGTTATCTCTGgagaaagttattttttatttctgtaccTGTTCTATAATGTGAATGTGTTTCATCAGGCTTGTTTAAATTAATTCTGAATAACACACTTTCATCATTATGGATGTTtgatgtctttgtctttttttgtttgtttgtttttggcaaaGCAGTGAACACTAGCTCATATTTCGACATTTTAACTTGAAATTTCCAAAGCTGCGTTTCTGCAAATCGGTGGTTACAAAAGAGGAATATATGTAACTCTTGTTGTGAGGTCTCTAATGCAACATCTTGGCCTGCAGAAACTGTATAGCTGTATAACGGgacatctgtctgtccctgaAATGTGTCTCTCCATCAAATGAGTCCTGAACACACCTGCGCTCGTGTCACGGCTGTCgagtttccatggcaacagcagTAGCAGACGCGGTGCTCCGTGTTCGGTCAGGTCTAAACCGCAGTTAGCTTTCTCAAAGGTTCAACGCTGACTTTATCTTCTACTTAATAAGTTTACTTAACAAGTTACCGTTGGTTGTTACACTTTGTTATCATTATGATAGTTACATTAAGTTAGGAAGTTTGCTACTTGTAACTGTCCCGTAACTGACGTACGAACGTTAGCTAACAGCTAAGCTAACCCTCCTAAACTCGGTGCAGTTTGACTAGCTAACCGTTTTTAGCTCCCGACTGGTGTGCTCCAGGGACCTGCTACTTTTTGTAAAAACAAGCGATATTCACCAGGATGTCTGACATGGATGAAGATGCAATGTTGTCAGATGTcgagggagaggaagaaacacacCAGGAAGAAGCcggagaagaagagaaggtacCTGAGTGAGAACTTACAGATAGTTGTGACATGGGCTGCGTCCGAAATCACTCATTCACCATATAGTCCACTGTATAGTGAGTAGGGAGTGTTTAATGACTTTCGACACAGCCATTGTGTATGGGTTGTGGTCAGTTTCCTGTggttttaataattaatttttaCTAGAACAGTGCACAACCAAAGGATACTGTTATAAACAGGTAGGgtaaacaaagtcacacaactaTTGTCAGGTCCAGAACTCCATCCCTTTCTCTCTAAAGCCCCAGAACATGTCAACATGTGTCAAATGGGAACCACAAGGAGGCCACAAGGAAGTCAGCCACAGCCAAATGCCTACACAGAGTAAGGCAGGTCCTGAGAAGTCAGCTGAATGGAAAGAACAAGATCTAAGTCATCAACACGTACACCCTGCCAGTTATCAGATACCCCACTGGTATAATAAGCTGGccaaaggaggagatagaggcCACTGATATCAAGACAAGGAAGCTTCTCACAATGCATGGAGGGTTTCATCCCAAGTCCAGCAACCTGAGACTGTATGCTAAGCTGAATGAGGGAGGCCAAGGACTTGTAAGCGCCAGAGCCGCTTTCCAGAATGAAACAACCAAGATTTAGGAATACATCAGGAAGATGGACTGGATGAACTGCTAAGTGGATACCTCAAGCAGCAGAAACCCGAGAatgcagaagaggaggatgaaccaTGACAGAAGGACAAGGTCCTGTACAGCATGTGCCACCGACAGATTGAAGAAGTGGCCAACATCAAGAAATCCTGAAAGACAGCACAGAAGCAGTAATCAAGATCAACAGAAGCAGGGGTCTACCACACCAGACAGGAccccaggtgcaggctgtgcaaaaaAGCTCCTGAGATGGTTCAGCACATAATAGCAGGTGTTAGATGCAGGCAGGAAGAGCGTACATGAGACGCCACGACCAAGTGGCTGGCAGAGCgtacaggaacatctgtacTGAGTATGGGCTGGAAGTCCCAAAGTCAGAATGGAAGCTACCTCTTAAGGTGGTTGGAAATGACcgagctaagatcctgtggaacttccagatccagactgacaaactggtgatggctaaccaaccAGACATTGTGTTGATGGACAATcaacagaagaaggcagtggtgaCAGTAGCAATCCCGagcgacagcaacatcaggaagaaggaagacAAGAAATACCAAATACCAaaggctgaaagaggagctagaaaagacacaaagacacaccacCATCCCCATGGAGGGGGGTGAGAGCGGGATATATATTCATAAAAACTTGTTTGACTGATAACCAATACCAATTTCGATATCGATTAAAGCTCttaatatcatattatattattattattatcatgcatactcttatcctgatggcccaccagcagatgaagacatgaaatacaatacttttcagtgtatgtaatatttattcattgtgctaAATAAGAACAAGCATGTAGGccgattctgatagttcattttgaAGCCAATATTGGCCAATAGAGATGACAGGCTGATATTATGTTGCATCCCTAATAGTAAAGCTTGTGGGTGTTTACTGTTAGCATTATTTAGCATTATTTCTTGCGTTTCATAATAAGGATTCAAACCCTACACTTGAGTAATGCTTGACTAATGCGTGACTCGTGGTGATTTAATGCATGACTGAATGCATTTATCAAGAACTCCTGTTGCTCACCATTCACAAATAATCAAGTTACTATGATTTTATGTTATCACACAAGATCATCAGTTAACTTAAGGAATGTTATTTCACAGTTACTTCATACATAAATTGATATGCAGCCAAATTAGCTGCATTCCAGTTACATAAATGTCCACTTCAGACCCATGCATTTGCTCAGCCTCTGAAAGAATACCAGGACCTATTCTCATAGAAATATAAATTGTTGTCTATAAATTTATGTCTGAAAGTTTCAAGGGTGGGTTTGAAGCACTATCATGTAGAGAGGCTTGTGTCTGGGCTGTGCTCCATTCACAAATATTGATGAGGTCCTGTAGTTTTATTCCCTGTGAGTTAGCACCACCAACAGTTTGGATGAGTATAATCCTTTGATGCCGTCCCTCTTACAGGTACAGGTTTGCCATTTGACCCAAGAAACCATAAGTCAGGGGCTCTCATTGCTGTGCCGAACAGGAAATGGACTTGGACATGCATTTATCAAAGTGGACTTAAAAGACAAGTAAGGGAGCAAAAGTACATGTAAAACAAAATTGGCTTCTTTTGACCTGTAACTTTAAATTCAGGTAATCCTTAATTAATTGTTGCTGTCTTTAATTTTATACCCATTTTCCCCTTGTTGTCACTGTACTCCTCAGAGGACTGAATGACATAGCTGCAATCAGCAATTATACTCACCTACGTTTCTTGGATGTATCCAACAACCACCTCATTGATCTTTCTCCTCTGGCATCTCTGACTCAGCTGCTCTGGCTGAAGGCAAGCACCTCTcttctttattcatttaaaaaaagaacgcCTCTGGGGCTGTCAGTATTTAACTGATGGTGAATCTTTAATGCAACTCTTCTACTGTAGGTTGACAATAATGCTGTGGCATGCTTCAAAGGGCAACCTTTCGCTCAGCTGACCTTCCTGCAGTGGCTGAGTATGGCAGTGAATCGGCTAACGGGCCTGGACGGCCTGGTGGGGCCTGCACTGGAGAGCCTCAATCTTACAGGTTGCTGTATTGGTTTTATGCCAGAAAAAGTGGTGTTTCTATGATACCGTATTGTCTGATGGTGTTCCAAAGTTTCCTGAAGCGAGGCCTCTTAAATGGGATTATCATTCAGGCTTATATATAACAAACTCTTTTTAATATCTGGTGCCAAGAGCATATTTTGAAAAGGCTTTGATATGACATTTTGCAACCTCTCTTGCAGGTAATGGCATTCAGAGAGTGAATGGTCTCCAAGGTGCCTGTTTTGCCAACCTGGTAACTCTAGAGCTGAGGGGAAACCAGTTGGATACCACTGATGGCATCAACCTTCCCAACCTGCAGCGATTATATCTGGTATTAAAAGCATTATGATTTGTAGCCCCAACACACTTGATGAGGTTGATTCATTAACACTAGCCTTAATACCCATGTAATAATTCAGTCAGCAGACTGCCTGTAACTAGTCTTACTCTCCATTTAGGCCCAAAATGTTATCAAGCATCTGGAGGGTTTAGAGAGGTTGGAGCGCCTCACCACCCTTCACCTTCGAGACAACCAGCTAGATACTCTGAATGGCCTCAGCTCCAACATGAAGTGTCTCCAATATCTCAATGTCAGGTATCGCAACAGGACAgatcacatcacacacacacacaaaaataaaataactgtctCAGATTACATATCCCATATGTCTCTCTCCTTTAGAGGCAATGCAATCATAGAGGAGAATGCCCTGCAAAGCCTTGCACTCGTGTCAAAAACGCTGCGAGCCTTGGTCCTCTCTGAGAATCCGCTTGCGGAAACAACGGACTACCGGCTGAGTGTACTGATGCTCCTGCCACAGCTGGAGCGACTTGACAAAGATCCCGTCTCTCCCGAGGAGAGGACTGAGGCCCAGGAGAGACTCAAGGTAAAGCTAAGTGGCattgtcagacaaaaaaaacctcatttgttgtttttttcttctaatgGCATGTATGTTATTTCAGGAACTTAAAGAAGAGGAAATATCTGAACCCTAAGATTTGAAATGGTGGCAAAAATGAGGAAGTGTTGGACTTCCTTGAAAACACAGTCCTGGTGTATAGATAGGTGACAGTGATTGTGTTGCATGAAATGCATACCTTGACAGAAAACCTCATATGATGCACTTATGTGTGCATTAGGGATGCTTGTGTCATGTTCTTACACTATGAGAGcctattttttaaacaataaaatagtgaaaatgtatttttttctgattgatATTTACCAATGCAAACAGCTAAGCTTAAAAAGCAAAGTGTCAGTGACTTAGGAATAAGAAATGAGGGAGTACATGAACCTTGTTGCATGCTGTACAAACTCTCCTTTGTTTCCCTGAGTAAGGATGAGAGAGCAAATTCTGCCACCATTTCCCTATTGGCAGCCATCCAGCTACAGCTTTAAAGAGACAGTGACATGCAAAAAACATGTATGGAAAATCACCACATGCACACCGAGGTATTTTGTCCATATAAGTACAAAGAGTGTGCAAATTACACAAAAATTACAGTTATTTTCAGATTAATATTAGTAATTAAGTTATGAATATTTCCAGGCCTTACCTTCATACTGTTGCCACAACCCGGAAGTTACCTCAGTGAAAAGATTGCACATTTTTATAAAGTTTAAAGTGCTGGGTGCAGTTTCTGTTGACTCATTACATAATATCACAAAAAACATGTAACCACCATTACTTCTGCACACTGTGGCTCCCTGCAATCATGTTTTAGGACCCATGTTTAATATTGCTGCTTTGCTCATTTACAACGGGAAATGATAAGAGCGATGTGACCGCAGATGTGTAAGTTTAATAAGCTCAAAATGATTTATGAAAGCAGCATGTCCTGCGCAACCATATCCTCACGACTGCTCCTCCAATGATCGGATTAGGGGGGAGTGGCCGCGCGAGGACACATAAGTCCCCTTCCTCTCTGTcggtcctcctcctccttcctcctcggTTGTACTTGCACCGGGCAGCTAGCAGCGGCGTGGCGCAGCTTTGAACCTACGACCCCCGGGAAGCAGCTGTGTGCTTGAAATAACCGAACTTGACTTCTCAAGCGGACGCGACCCTCAAGAAATATTCCAGCAACCATGACTAGCTACCACAAACCCGATGAGAAAACTCTGCAGGGGCTGAAAGATGTCGCTAACAAGCTCAGGATCAACTCCATCAAGGCGACGTGCGCCTCTAACTCTGGGTAAGTTATTCAAagttatattaataataaaaaaatcacacgGCTACACAAGGAATaattatgtaatgtgatgtaacGTAACTGAAGCTGACGCACGTTTCACCTGCGGGCCCCCGGGTGCACGTGCTGCAGATTATCTTCACGCGGTGGAAACCGTCGCCACAGCAGCCAGCTAGCAAATAATTCCGTTAACGGCTACGTAAACGTTTTAAGATAATACGTGAGTTAAGTTTCTACGCTAAAAGTAGCACAAGCTAACAGTTTGTGctgtaaatgaaaacaaatggcAGCGTCTGTGTCTACAGTCGAGGTGTCTCATGTTACAGTAGGTGCAGCCTAGCTGGGAATTTATGCTCTGTGACAACTCGGTTATGCTGCTAGCAAAACTGCTATATTAAACTTTGTCGTTAGCGTCGACATGCtcctgctagctagctaacaagcaaccacATGATGATACCAAAGGGTGAATCTCGTGGTCGGCATGTCGCTCTCATTTAAAGTCGCAGCTGTGTGCTAAATGCCCGAGAGATACACAAATGCACACCAGTTACAGTGCCTGCGGGAAATTTGTGTCAGGTATGACGGCTGGTCAAAGGGGCACCTGTAGTGTTGCCTCATCCTACATGCCGGAATTGCGACAAACTTTTTGGCAACCTGATGTCTTCCTCTTCATACTCACTGAATACAGGTTGAACCAGGTCCAAGCGGGAATAGTTAAGGGTTTCCTCGTAGACGGGTGTAACTAGAGTTTATGCAATCCAGAGATTATACTGTACCTGCTGCCCTTTGCCCTCCTCGTATTCTGTCTATACATTTGTGTACACACCcccaattaaaaacacaatgtaCCTCATCAGACGCGCCTGCAATTGAAACAATGCCTTTATTCCTCTCAGTTAACATTAGATTACCTGCCTATCACATATACCATCACACCTAGACTATATATATTTGACTGAATAATGCAGGAATGACAGTTTTGGACtaacatttctcctgcaacgaaactaaaaacagaaaacaagacCTTTAACCCATATTTGTAGATTTGTATTCTTTCTTTGTGCGTCTAGTTTCATTGCATCCAGACTCTAAACCTGAACACAGTGGCGGCAGAGGGAAATTAAACATGATTTTTATACACCACAAATTCCTTGTCTACAGTTAAGCACCTGTCTATCACCTGGCCAGCTACATTGCATCTAGATTGTCCCCGTGGTAACCAGTACGGTTTCACTGTATTTGCATCCTCCCAAGAAATCCATCATTGCGTAATTTTCAGCTTATTTACTTGTGCAACTGCAACCTCCAAAAAGGAAACGTTTGTTGGTAAACCTGTTTTTGTCACTTCCTTGTGTCAACTCACAAGGAAATGGGTGAATTACATCCTGAATGTCCTGTTGATGTTCTGATACCGTTGTCTCCCTTAACAAAGgatgttttagtgttttttgaCACCCAACATTCAGCACCTGTTGTTCCATTATTACTTGATGGATATGGGACATTACACTTGACTAACTGATAGTTTTTGTCACGGCTTTTATGAATTTACTTCAGTTTATTTCTCAGCAGGTTATCGCTCGACAGAAGGACACGGGGTAAACAGAGCtctgggtttttattttttaagaaatttAACAGTGACCATGATGTATGTTTGGTTAAgataactctgtgtgtgttccagcATGATTGAAATTATGCCATTTGTAATTTAACCCACATAGGGAAGCAGAGATGGTGTTGAGTAACGTGGGATTTCTAAACACATCTATTACATTACTTAGACCACTGTGCAGCAACTAACAGTTTCACAAGTacctttttttagtttttataagTGCTCTGGAGTGTAAAAACATAACTGATGTGATTGTGTTACAAATTAACAGTGTATTGATGAGTGATATTTCTAATCCCAAAAGACAGGAGGCTCTCTTTTAATGATTCATTGCTTGCCAAATTTATCCCTTGAATGACTCCTGGATTGAATGACGTTGGTACATATGTTGTTCTTATggtcaaactgaaataaagtgTGACGATTCTTGAATGCAGCAACACATGCATGTATGCATGGTGTGtgcatttaattttcttttcaaataaCAGTGTTTTTTCTGTGAACTGTTACTAACATTCTCCACTTTTCTCTCCTCAGTCACCCGACATCATGCTGCAGCGCAGCAGAGCTCATGTCTGTGCTCTTCTTCCACACCATGCGCTACAAAGCAGATGACCCTCGCAACCAGTGCAATGACCGCTTTGTGCTCTCAAAGGTCGGCACACATTTCTTTATTCATGAGAGCGATTATTCTCCAGTTGGTCGGCACACCTGAGATCTGGTATCATTTGTCTTTaaagactttttcttttacCCCTTGTCTCTAGGGTCATGCTGCACCTGTCCTGTATGCTGCCTGGGCAGAGGCAGGTTTCGTAAAGGAGTCTGATCTGCTCAACCTGCGCAAGCTCGACTGTGACCTGGAGGGCCACCCCACACcagtaagttaaaaaaaatcctgagttCGTTTTACATGCTCATGCTTCCTTGGAAAAAAGAATATAATATACAAGTCACTTTCTGtatctaattattattttcctctctcctgTTCACCAGAAACTGGCTTTTGTTGATGTGgccacaggatctctgggacaGGGTCTTGGGGCTGCCTGTGGGATGGCCTACACTGGCAAACACTTTGACAAATCAAGGTaagtttgtatttaaaaaacaagagcCAGGTTCTAAGACTTGGATTCATCctgttttttaaaactgttataTGGTGATCTGAAACAACTTTGTACAGTTGTCACTCTCAAGTCTAAAGAGTGCATTACATTTAAAGTAGGTTGCCTCAAGGCATCAGTTCTTTATCCTCCTCCTACTAGAGTGTTTGTGTAGAGGTGACAAGCATATTGAATGCTGTTAAACGGTGCTCTTGTTAAACAATGTTGAATCAACAAGAGTTTTGTTTAACAAAGAGTATAATGCCTTGACTAGCAAGTAACTGCTTTCTTTTAAAGTCGTACCTGAAGCACTGTAATCTGTTTAATGGATAAAGCTGTAGTAGTGTAGTTATAATTGTGTTAAATCACTCCCTGACAGGAGCCTGCTGTGAGGTCAAAAGGCACTTGTACTGCTGCAACAGTTATACTCACAGTAGCAAAAATAATACTTAATGATATTTGTCCCTTTTTTCTGGGTAGCAACTCAAAACAATTTGACAAGGATGCCCCTATCTGTTTGAATTAGTTAATAGTCATTGGCAATAATAGTATTTGTGGTTCTAACCTTTACTTTCCTGTGGGTAGTCCACCTCAAGTCTCAGCTCAGCATGCTTTCATCAATCACATAATAACCATTGTGTGGTTTATTGTTGGAGAACAACGCTCATTTTCCCCATTTCCCCTTTCTACATTGTGTTGTAGTTACCGTGTGTACTGCATGATGGGTGATGGAGAGTGTTCAGAGGGCTCAGTGTGGGAGGCCATGGCCTTTGCCTCCTACTACCAGCTGGACAACTTGGTGGCTATCATGGATGTCAACCGGCTCGGTCAGAGTGAGGCTGCACCCCTGAAGCACGACATGGAGACCTACCGCAAGCGCTGTGAAGCCTTCGGGTCAGTACCAAACTCTCACTCTCCTTTCCTCCGCTTTTATTGAAGTTCCTAGAGAACCTTTTGATGTGAttgtgactctttttttttaattaaaaaaaaaatgcctctgAATACACATGAAAAGTATAACTTTAATTGTCCTATATGTGTAAATATTGTAGTAAGGTGTATCCATCAGTTCCAAAGCAGTTActtgtggttttatttgttCTTATCGTACTGCAAAACTTCCACCTCTTGCACGTTAGGTTTTTCAATGCTTGCTGTATTTTCTCCACCCTTTGGCCACCAAACTGCCATTCTTTTCAGTCTCTGCTCCCCTTCCTTCAGTTAATAAGTTTGATGCTTAACCTTCTTATTTGGCCTGTGTTTTGGGTTAATATTTGTTGTAATGTGTTTCTATGCCGTTAAAACTGAGCCACGTTTGTGTAGGTGGAACACGTATGTTGTGGATGGGCATGATGTGGAGGAGCTGTGCAAAGCTTTCTGGCAGGCCCAGCAGGTTAAGGGCAAACCCACTTGCATTGTTGCCAAGACATTCAAGGGCAAAGGACTCAAAAGTAAGTGTTGCTTATTTGGTAAATATTTGATTTACTtaactattttattttctctgaatCTGATTTATGACACGTGTTCTTCTCTTGGCTGTAGATATTGAGGATCTTGATAACTGGCATGGAAAGCCCATCCCTAAGGACAGGGTCGATGACATCCTGAAGGACTTGCAGGCTCAGATCCAGGTCCCCAACAAGACCCTTTGCCCTGAGCTGCCCAAAGACGACACAGCACCTGCAGACCTAAGCACCATCTCCCTGCCCTCACCCCCAGCATACAAAAAGGGAGACAAGGtaccttttttttaacctgtcacTTGGGTTTCCATTTTTAATCTGAGCAgattagatttttttggggggacacTTGAAGCATGTAATGGGTACAAAGCTCCTTTAAGCAGTCAATGAAATGCTTTTGTGCAAAAGTTGCTTGTTGACTCAGTGGGTGGTTGCCTTGCCTCATACTGATATCAGCCCGAGATAAGCTTTTTAACTTGCATGTAGAATATTGTGGTGTTATATTCTGCCCCACAGGCTAACCACACTACCTACAATTttggtctgatttttttttttttttttttttttttaacttatttgaGTTATGACTTAAATCAAATCTTTGGACATATTTGCTATCTTGTTACATAATTTCCTGGTTCAATTTTGTTCTCATGTAGAGGGGGGAAAAGGtgttaaaaaaatgcagtaACTACGAAATAAGTAGGCATACATACTACAATTATAGTGCGTTTTTGGGGGGTTATGGGTCAAATCCTTGGTCATGGTTTTTAGGCACAGAAATTACTTTACGAAGATCAATTTAATAAGTGCATAATCACCTTTTCACCTATAACACATTTGGCTCGATGGTCAAAACTTTGAAGCCATTTTTCGCAGTTTCATTTTTAGCATATTTGCAGCCTTTATCCTTTGTAGGGTTGTATTAGCTTGTTAAACTGTCTTTGCTTACACCCGTTtacttcactgtcctgtcagatGGCAACAAGGCGTGCGTACGGTCTGGCACTGGCCAGGCTGGGGCAGTCAAGCCAGAGAGTGGTGGCCCTCGATGGAGACACTAAAAACTCCACCTTCTCTGAGACCTTCAAGAAGGCCTTCCCTGACCGCTACATTGAGTGCTTCATCGCTGAACAGAACATGGTACGCAATATTTCCATCTTCATGGGTGATTTAAATGCTGTTTTCTCATGTTCATTTGCAAAGTTACATAAGTCAGAT harbors:
- the tktb gene encoding transketolase-like protein 2 — translated: MTSYHKPDEKTLQGLKDVANKLRINSIKATCASNSGHPTSCCSAAELMSVLFFHTMRYKADDPRNQCNDRFVLSKGHAAPVLYAAWAEAGFVKESDLLNLRKLDCDLEGHPTPKLAFVDVATGSLGQGLGAACGMAYTGKHFDKSSYRVYCMMGDGECSEGSVWEAMAFASYYQLDNLVAIMDVNRLGQSEAAPLKHDMETYRKRCEAFGWNTYVVDGHDVEELCKAFWQAQQVKGKPTCIVAKTFKGKGLKNIEDLDNWHGKPIPKDRVDDILKDLQAQIQVPNKTLCPELPKDDTAPADLSTISLPSPPAYKKGDKMATRRAYGLALARLGQSSQRVVALDGDTKNSTFSETFKKAFPDRYIECFIAEQNMVGVAIGCATRDRTVAFASTFAAFFSRAYDQIRMGAISQTNVNLVGSHCGVSIGEDGPSQMALEDLAMFRAIPTCTVFYPSDAVSTERAVELSANTKGICFIRTSRPDTAVLYSPEEKFEVGVAKVVRQSDSDCVTVIGAGVTLHEALAAADTLASEGKNIRVIDPFTIKPLDASTIVASARATRGQIITVEDHYKEGGLGEAVLSAVGQEPGIVVTRLAVSGVPRSGKPQELLDLFGISAKHIANAVRQTFAN
- the lrrc23 gene encoding leucine-rich repeat-containing protein 23, with the translated sequence MSDMDEDAMLSDVEGEEETHQEEAGEEEKVQVCHLTQETISQGLSLLCRTGNGLGHAFIKVDLKDKGLNDIAAISNYTHLRFLDVSNNHLIDLSPLASLTQLLWLKVDNNAVACFKGQPFAQLTFLQWLSMAVNRLTGLDGLVGPALESLNLTGNGIQRVNGLQGACFANLVTLELRGNQLDTTDGINLPNLQRLYLAQNVIKHLEGLERLERLTTLHLRDNQLDTLNGLSSNMKCLQYLNVRGNAIIEENALQSLALVSKTLRALVLSENPLAETTDYRLSVLMLLPQLERLDKDPVSPEERTEAQERLKELKEEEISEP